One part of the Bacteroidia bacterium genome encodes these proteins:
- a CDS encoding two-component regulator propeller domain-containing protein gives MRLPCLFLSICFGSWFLFPWQNLYSQAEILYLHQLSTQEGLTSNTYTHVIRKDSHHFLWVSSINGLNRYDGKEVMQYLPDSTDNRQLFDPVVQSGFFEDNEGNIWFSTSQKIHYYSHDSKQFNRIAVRDRKGKEINDVHIVHFDPVRSSLWALIPADSSISRFDLVAINSRKPDSAYIYIDQIPNFDLDGIHIKFSRDLEVYHLYLPRKGGWEIREYKMNPRGDYSAKLIKKHPAHNAFAFHHRDNGNLWVGTDQGLVLTTKDRDEFECFTDFQADTIKAIRGIIPYDRDHLLIGTAQQGLFLFNLKSKAYTKTIYSIQNGLVMPFNSSIRRMYLDPDNTLWIATNSEGIFYCNLEKKRFPSFLQKSLDNSQKNVKSLSEGPEGNIWSITNTSLIITDQHGKIVRPAWTKFQNDKILDKKELYYIFQDSKSRMWVCSNLGLFVLRPSQKNFQAVPRSNAYNQHKIVATYIKELKSGRILVSSFGDGIFELKEESYRLEKADLDKGKSGDFTVIYEDQDANLYTSKYRSGIEIYTKNNENLHLKAFLPFGPLVYCMAESPDKKRIWLGSSQGLYWIEKQGNEFDLKKDDFFNQRFLTVNGMQFDSNNRMWISTNNGLLIYNPNILPNQTQEEPFNHFRIFDKSDGLQETEFNFYAYSKTKDQKLLFGGTNGYSLFDPREINEHSVLARPTITKIEINGDLVREGLFYESTQYEGREIKRLVLPPDKRSINLYFSAMEYGNPKACQFYYVLRDESKQILNQGDDPFVRYFDLDPGNYTLELYASNSEGKWSNEPLRMGLRLRPYFTETSLYYFILLVFALAGLYALYRNRIAHIRKQQKLAELETTILRVQMNPHFIFNSLNSIRSYIWDKNVKSADKLLMKVSALSRKVLELAKNQYISLREEKKLLEEYMAIEAIRFEGAFTYRFEIEEGLDWDETLVPTMILQAFVENAIIHGLALKKEKGEILIVFYQESDSLVCTISDNGVGRKMSAGKNKNHTSKALEITQKRLDLLTEKTGKASSLKIIDLYTQENEARGTQVELRIPIL, from the coding sequence ATGCGATTGCCCTGTTTATTTTTAAGCATATGCTTTGGGAGTTGGTTTTTATTTCCCTGGCAGAACTTATACAGCCAAGCGGAAATCCTGTATTTACATCAGCTTTCGACCCAAGAAGGATTAACTTCCAATACCTATACACATGTCATCCGAAAAGATTCCCATCATTTTCTCTGGGTAAGTTCTATCAATGGCTTAAATCGATATGATGGTAAGGAAGTCATGCAGTATTTACCAGATAGTACAGACAATAGACAGCTTTTTGATCCTGTAGTGCAAAGTGGTTTTTTTGAAGATAATGAGGGAAATATTTGGTTTAGCACCTCCCAAAAGATTCACTATTATTCTCATGATTCAAAACAGTTTAATAGAATTGCTGTAAGAGATAGAAAAGGGAAGGAAATAAACGATGTGCATATTGTGCATTTCGATCCAGTGAGAAGTTCTTTATGGGCTTTAATTCCAGCAGACAGTTCAATTAGCAGGTTTGATTTAGTTGCTATAAACTCTCGAAAACCAGATTCGGCTTATATATATATAGATCAAATACCAAATTTCGATTTAGATGGTATACATATAAAATTCTCACGGGATTTAGAAGTATATCATTTATACTTACCCCGAAAAGGAGGATGGGAAATTCGTGAATACAAAATGAATCCTCGAGGAGATTATTCTGCAAAATTGATAAAAAAACATCCCGCACACAATGCATTTGCATTTCATCACCGAGATAATGGGAACTTGTGGGTTGGCACAGATCAGGGATTGGTCCTTACTACTAAAGATAGAGATGAATTCGAATGCTTTACTGATTTTCAAGCAGATACTATCAAGGCTATTCGGGGCATTATACCTTATGATAGAGATCATTTGCTGATAGGAACTGCCCAACAAGGCCTTTTTTTATTTAACCTGAAATCTAAAGCATATACCAAAACCATCTATTCTATTCAGAATGGTCTAGTGATGCCTTTCAATAGTTCTATTAGGAGAATGTATCTGGACCCAGACAATACTTTATGGATCGCAACAAATTCTGAAGGAATTTTCTATTGTAATTTAGAAAAAAAACGATTCCCTAGTTTCTTACAAAAAAGCCTTGACAACTCACAAAAAAACGTTAAGTCTCTCAGCGAAGGACCAGAGGGGAATATCTGGTCCATTACAAACACTTCCCTGATTATTACTGATCAACATGGAAAAATAGTAAGACCCGCCTGGACGAAATTTCAAAATGATAAAATCCTGGATAAAAAAGAACTCTATTATATCTTTCAGGATAGTAAATCCAGAATGTGGGTTTGCAGCAATTTAGGCCTTTTTGTTTTAAGGCCAAGTCAAAAAAATTTCCAGGCTGTACCAAGATCCAATGCATACAATCAACACAAAATTGTAGCTACCTACATAAAAGAACTTAAGTCCGGTAGGATTCTCGTTTCATCTTTCGGAGATGGAATATTCGAATTAAAAGAGGAATCATACAGATTAGAAAAAGCAGACTTAGATAAGGGGAAATCTGGTGATTTCACCGTGATTTATGAAGATCAGGACGCGAATCTTTATACCTCAAAATATCGATCAGGAATTGAAATCTATACTAAAAACAACGAAAACCTGCATCTCAAAGCATTTCTCCCATTTGGTCCCCTCGTTTACTGTATGGCCGAAAGTCCTGACAAAAAACGTATTTGGCTAGGCAGTTCGCAAGGGCTCTATTGGATTGAAAAACAGGGGAATGAGTTCGATTTGAAAAAGGATGATTTTTTCAACCAGAGATTTTTAACAGTCAATGGGATGCAGTTTGACAGTAATAACCGAATGTGGATCAGTACGAACAATGGTCTTCTCATCTACAATCCCAACATACTTCCAAATCAGACTCAAGAGGAGCCTTTTAATCATTTCCGAATATTTGATAAAAGTGATGGTTTACAGGAAACAGAGTTCAACTTTTATGCTTACAGTAAAACAAAAGATCAAAAACTCCTTTTTGGAGGAACCAATGGATATAGTCTTTTTGATCCCCGTGAAATCAATGAACACTCTGTTTTAGCCCGGCCTACCATCACCAAAATTGAAATCAATGGAGATCTGGTAAGGGAAGGGCTGTTTTATGAGAGCACTCAATATGAAGGAAGAGAAATTAAACGATTGGTTCTTCCCCCAGATAAACGCAGCATAAACCTTTATTTCTCAGCGATGGAGTATGGAAATCCGAAGGCTTGTCAATTTTATTATGTACTCAGAGATGAATCCAAGCAGATATTAAACCAAGGCGATGATCCTTTTGTGCGATATTTTGATCTTGATCCAGGAAACTACACCTTAGAACTATATGCCAGCAATTCAGAAGGTAAATGGTCAAATGAACCCCTGCGTATGGGCCTACGTCTCAGGCCTTATTTCACCGAAACAAGCCTCTATTATTTTATCCTCTTAGTCTTTGCATTGGCGGGGCTCTATGCACTTTACAGAAATCGAATTGCCCATATCCGTAAGCAGCAAAAACTCGCAGAATTGGAAACCACTATTTTACGGGTCCAGATGAATCCACACTTTATCTTCAATAGCCTGAACTCTATTCGTAGCTATATATGGGACAAAAATGTAAAAAGTGCTGATAAACTCCTGATGAAAGTTAGTGCCCTAAGCAGGAAGGTGCTCGAACTGGCAAAAAATCAATATATCAGCTTAAGAGAGGAAAAGAAATTGCTGGAAGAATATATGGCTATAGAGGCTATTAGATTTGAAGGAGCATTTACCTATCGATTTGAAATAGAAGAAGGATTGGATTGGGATGAAACCCTCGTTCCTACCATGATCCTTCAGGCTTTTGTCGAAAATGCTATAATTCATGGCTTGGCATTGAAAAAAGAAAAAGGCGAAATTTTGATCGTGTTTTATCAGGAATCAGACAGCCTGGTTTGTACAATAAGTGATAATGGAGTAGGTAGGAAAATGTCTGCGGGAAAGAATAAAAATCATACCTCCAAAGCCCTGGAAATCACTCAAAAACGATTAGACTTACTTACAGAAAAAACAGGCAAAGCCTCCAGCCTGAAAATCATTGATTTATATACTCAGGAAAATGAAGCCAGGGGAACTCAGGTGGAACTACGGATACCTATTCTCTAG
- a CDS encoding Dyp-type peroxidase, whose amino-acid sequence MAYEKAQESGLNRNVRPIEKPYLEGLDTLDILNQVQGNIFESHKREFVICLFFHFGDNLSKDEKSNIQNTISEFSQKITSAKQILSERLDYGKERKKKVFDLEHIDKFLKSKPNVYFLYLSGLGFKKTKNNRLIDKFPDDKTFLKGMSSSGNKTAVNDHIPGSKSKNPWLKYAWRREKKVDMLIQLAGDDSSKLEEEAMKITNYWGRKCSVKFLFAERGRMIYHNGNRRDAREPFGFRDGLSKIPFWEKNGKELLEKSREIVLDDHLGSYMVFRKLEQDVARFEWMVEDLTYKIFGLKKYQKGFEEKKAFVEAQIFGRFRDGTPLELYDHPIMDHQNQHIESILKIKNFNKYKPVEDRDGFDGDSRCPYFSHIRKTNPRSKAQITQNGTEYKEGKKFNMRIARRGIPYKEINHKGEEKVGLLFMGYQANVSTQFKEMKIKWSNDPDFEQEKTGYDPIIGRPFEEGELYPYKWILDWNTKEVKEVPYSFEGIIKLKGGEYFYAPSIPFLEGLGMRQNEVEEGRLS is encoded by the coding sequence ATGGCCTACGAAAAAGCTCAAGAATCAGGTTTGAATCGAAACGTCAGACCTATTGAAAAACCTTACTTGGAAGGCTTGGATACTTTGGATATCCTAAACCAGGTACAAGGAAATATCTTTGAATCTCATAAGAGAGAATTTGTTATTTGCCTCTTTTTCCATTTTGGTGATAATTTAAGTAAAGATGAAAAATCCAATATCCAGAATACAATATCCGAATTTTCACAAAAAATAACTTCAGCCAAACAAATTTTAAGTGAGAGACTGGATTATGGAAAAGAAAGAAAAAAGAAGGTTTTTGACCTGGAGCATATTGATAAATTTTTAAAATCAAAGCCAAATGTCTACTTTCTATATTTATCAGGTTTGGGATTCAAAAAAACGAAGAATAATCGTCTAATTGACAAGTTTCCAGATGATAAAACCTTCCTGAAAGGGATGTCAAGTAGCGGCAATAAAACTGCTGTCAATGACCATATTCCAGGCTCCAAAAGTAAAAACCCCTGGTTAAAGTACGCCTGGAGAAGAGAAAAAAAGGTTGACATGTTGATCCAGCTAGCGGGTGATGACTCTAGCAAATTGGAGGAAGAAGCTATGAAAATTACAAATTATTGGGGCCGGAAATGTTCTGTCAAATTCTTATTTGCAGAAAGAGGTAGGATGATTTACCACAATGGAAATAGGAGGGACGCTCGGGAACCTTTTGGATTTCGGGATGGTCTCAGCAAAATTCCCTTTTGGGAAAAAAATGGAAAGGAACTTCTAGAAAAGAGCCGAGAGATTGTTTTAGATGATCATTTAGGCAGCTATATGGTATTTAGAAAATTGGAGCAAGATGTTGCCCGGTTTGAATGGATGGTAGAAGATCTTACTTACAAGATATTTGGACTTAAGAAGTATCAGAAAGGATTTGAGGAAAAGAAAGCATTCGTTGAGGCTCAGATCTTCGGCAGATTCAGAGATGGAACTCCTCTTGAATTATATGATCATCCAATTATGGATCATCAAAATCAACATATTGAATCCATTTTAAAAATCAAGAACTTCAATAAATATAAACCTGTCGAGGATAGAGATGGATTTGATGGGGATTCCCGTTGTCCTTATTTCTCTCATATTAGAAAAACCAATCCACGTAGCAAAGCACAGATAACTCAAAATGGAACCGAATATAAAGAGGGGAAAAAATTCAATATGCGGATAGCTCGCCGAGGGATACCTTATAAAGAAATTAATCATAAAGGAGAGGAGAAGGTAGGACTTTTATTCATGGGATATCAAGCAAATGTTTCCACCCAGTTTAAAGAGATGAAAATAAAGTGGTCTAATGATCCAGATTTTGAACAAGAAAAAACTGGCTATGATCCCATAATAGGCCGTCCTTTTGAAGAAGGAGAATTGTATCCATATAAATGGATTCTAGACTGGAATACAAAAGAGGTAAAGGAAGTTCCTTATAGTTTTGAAGGAATCATTAAACTAAAAGGTGGTGAATATTTCTATGCTCCTTCGATTCCTTTTTTAGAAGGTTTGGGTATGAGGCAAAATGAGGTAGAAGAAGGGCGACTAAGCTAA
- a CDS encoding LytTR family DNA-binding domain-containing protein: MKTLIVDDDPSSHKILKHLLAEEHPEIEIVASAYNLQEGIELFVKYKPELLFLDIELPDGLGYELLSKIKQTDFQVVFITAHNKYALTAIRFGDLDFLLKPINSEDLSKTIEHALKRKQKRITEEQIQVFRDVMINKKLPSKLKVSVISEDLYYEIEHIKHFKADDSYTLIFINGESKAIISTRNLGHYVNKLEIYPEFLKIHRSNMINLRFVKKYNKSEQQVILKDGSRVDLARSYLDEFYRAMAEI, from the coding sequence ATGAAGACCTTGATCGTAGATGATGATCCTTCGAGTCATAAGATTCTCAAACACTTATTAGCAGAAGAGCATCCAGAGATTGAAATAGTGGCCTCAGCATACAATTTGCAGGAAGGAATCGAATTGTTTGTGAAATATAAGCCCGAGCTCTTATTTCTAGACATTGAACTGCCAGATGGTTTGGGCTATGAGCTTTTATCTAAAATCAAGCAGACAGACTTTCAGGTAGTTTTTATCACGGCTCACAATAAATATGCTTTGACTGCCATCCGATTTGGAGACCTTGATTTCCTATTAAAACCCATAAATAGCGAAGATCTGTCAAAAACAATTGAACATGCACTTAAAAGAAAGCAGAAACGAATCACCGAGGAACAAATACAGGTATTTCGGGATGTCATGATCAATAAAAAGCTCCCAAGCAAATTGAAAGTATCTGTAATTTCGGAGGATTTATACTATGAAATAGAACATATAAAGCACTTTAAAGCGGATGATTCTTATACCCTAATATTTATTAATGGAGAAAGCAAAGCAATAATATCAACCCGGAATTTAGGGCATTATGTAAACAAGCTTGAAATCTATCCAGAATTTCTAAAGATTCATCGTTCAAACATGATCAATCTTCGATTTGTCAAAAAGTACAACAAAAGTGAACAGCAGGTAATATTGAAAGATGGTAGCAGGGTTGATCTTGCCAGAAGTTATTTAGATGAGTTTTATAGAGCTATGGCGGAGATTTAG
- a CDS encoding Hsp20/alpha crystallin family protein produces MSLLVNKKGDGFMRPFGSLISDLFDDNSFWEKNFIRGVSFPAVNVRETNENFEIEMAIPGLRKEDMDIKIENGMLTISSEKKSEREEKEENFTRKEFNYSSFLRSFSLPENVDQEDINASYAEGILTVVLAKKEDSLQPPPKYISID; encoded by the coding sequence ATGAGCTTATTAGTCAATAAGAAGGGGGATGGGTTCATGAGGCCATTTGGATCTCTCATCTCAGACCTGTTCGACGATAATAGTTTTTGGGAAAAGAATTTCATTCGTGGAGTTTCTTTCCCAGCCGTAAATGTCAGGGAGACAAATGAGAATTTTGAAATTGAAATGGCCATACCCGGTTTGCGAAAAGAGGATATGGATATCAAAATTGAAAATGGGATGTTGACTATTTCCTCTGAGAAAAAATCAGAGCGGGAGGAAAAGGAGGAGAATTTCACCCGCAAAGAATTCAATTATTCCTCTTTTCTGAGATCATTTAGTCTACCGGAAAATGTGGATCAGGAAGATATCAACGCATCTTATGCAGAAGGAATTTTGACAGTGGTCCTGGCCAAGAAAGAGGATTCCCTTCAACCACCACCCAAATATATTTCTATCGATTAG
- a CDS encoding VIT1/CCC1 transporter family protein, which produces MENIKQQHENIHGNRGRLGKMQEYLGEFVYGGIDGAITTFAVVAGAAGASFDHTVIIILGLANLIADGFSMSVGAYLAQKSESDSYNKHRKIELWEIDKWPELEKDEIREIYREKGFQGKLLEEVVEVIAKDKEVWADEMMQGEHQMLPDGKSAIWVGVATFISFAIMGFIPLMVYVLPFMQTEEPLLLATILTLTAFVFIGYLKSYVTQTSAIRGVLETLLLGAIAASLAYFAGTVLEGMIG; this is translated from the coding sequence ATGGAAAACATCAAACAACAACACGAAAATATTCATGGCAATCGTGGCCGTCTGGGGAAGATGCAGGAGTATTTAGGCGAATTTGTATATGGAGGCATAGATGGTGCAATCACTACCTTCGCGGTTGTGGCAGGTGCCGCTGGGGCGTCCTTTGATCATACAGTTATTATTATACTGGGACTGGCTAATCTGATCGCAGATGGCTTTTCTATGTCTGTGGGAGCTTATCTGGCCCAGAAATCAGAGAGTGATTCATACAATAAGCACCGTAAAATAGAGCTCTGGGAAATTGATAAGTGGCCGGAATTGGAAAAAGATGAGATAAGGGAAATCTATCGGGAGAAAGGATTTCAGGGGAAACTTTTAGAAGAAGTTGTGGAGGTGATAGCCAAAGATAAAGAAGTGTGGGCAGACGAAATGATGCAAGGAGAACATCAGATGTTGCCCGATGGGAAATCTGCTATTTGGGTAGGAGTAGCAACCTTCATTTCTTTTGCCATCATGGGTTTTATACCCCTGATGGTGTATGTACTGCCTTTTATGCAAACCGAAGAGCCTCTTTTGCTTGCGACTATACTCACCTTGACAGCTTTTGTTTTTATCGGATATTTGAAAAGTTATGTGACGCAGACCTCTGCAATCAGGGGAGTATTGGAAACCCTTTTGCTGGGAGCAATCGCTGCGAGTCTGGCATATTTTGCAGGGACGGTATTGGAGGGGATGATTGGGTGA